A DNA window from Arachis duranensis cultivar V14167 chromosome 3, aradu.V14167.gnm2.J7QH, whole genome shotgun sequence contains the following coding sequences:
- the LOC107477321 gene encoding LOW QUALITY PROTEIN: signal recognition particle 43 kDa protein, chloroplastic (The sequence of the model RefSeq protein was modified relative to this genomic sequence to represent the inferred CDS: inserted 2 bases in 1 codon), which produces MEAVLFAANPASHLKLLPTLKQPFSSTNHLPFRHKTNHVHLPPLSALQNQSQPTPTEDESYGEVKKIIGSRALEDATGMEYLIEWKDGHAPSWVPSDFIAKDVLSEYESPWWTAAKKADHDALRQILDSDDGRDVNAVDSDGRTALLFVAGLGSEPCVRLLAESGADVDHRDNAGGLTALHMAAGYVRPGVAKLLLDLGADPDXRELLKATPKGNPMQFGRRIGLEGVVRVLEGAVFEFAEVEEIIERRGKGENLEYLVRWKDGGANEWVKARFVAEDLVRDYEAGLEYAVAEAVLGKRVGDEGGPEFLVKWADMDEPTWEPEENVDPELVKEFELSSNGQVQISNGPIPSNGPEVVFSNQDSL; this is translated from the exons ATGGAAGCTGTTTTATTCGCCGCTAATCCAGCTTCTCACCTCAAACTTCTTCCCACTCTCAAACAACCCTTCTCTTCCACCAACCACCTCCCCTTCCGCCACAAAACCAACCACGTCCACCTCCCTCCTCTCTCCGCACTCCAAAACCAGAGCCAGCCAACTCCCACCGAAGATGAATCCTACGGCGAGGTCAAGAAAATCATCGGAAGCAGAGCCCTCGAAGATGCCACTGGAATGGAGTACCTCATAGAGTGGAAAGACGGTCATGCCCCTTCTTGGGTCCCCTCTGACTTCATAGCCAAAGACGTCCTCTCCGAATACGAGTCTCCCTGGTGGACCGCAGCTAAGAAAGCCGACCACGACGCACTCCGTCAAATCCTCGACTCCGATGATGGTCGGGACGTCAACGCCGTCGACTCAGACGGCCGCACTGCCCTCCTCTTCGTCGCTGGACTGGGTTCTGAGCCCTGCGTCCGCCTCCTCGCGGAGTCCGGCGCCGATGTCGACCACCGCGACAACGCCGGCGGCCTCACCGCTCTCCACATGGCGGCGGGTTACGTGAGGCCCGGCGTCGCGAAGCTTCTCCTGGACCTCGGTGCGGATCCGGA GAGGGAGCTTCTGAAGGCGACGCCGAAAGGGAATCCGATGCAGTTTGGGAGGAGGATTGGGTTGGAAGGGGTGGTTAGGGTTTTGGAAGGCGCGGTTTTCGAGTTCGCGGAGGTGGAGGAGATTATTGAGCGGAGGGGGAAGGGTGAGAATTTGGAGTACCTTGTGCGGTGGAAGGATGGTGGCGCCAACGAGTGGGTGAAGGCGAGGTTTGTGGCGGAGGATCTGGTTAGGGATTACGAAGCTGGCCTTGAGTACGCGGTGGCGGAGGCTGTGCTTGGGAAAAGGGTCGGCGATGAAGGGGGACCAGAGTTTTTAGTTAAGTGGGCTGATATGGATGAGCCCACTTGGGAGCCTGAGGAGAATGTGGATCCTGAACTCGTTAAGGAGTTTGAGTTAAGTAGTAATGGTCAGGTCCAAATTAGTAATGGGCCTATTCCGAGTAATGGGCCTGAAGTGGTGTTTTCGAATCAGGACAGCCTGTGA